The following are encoded in a window of Panicum virgatum strain AP13 chromosome 5N, P.virgatum_v5, whole genome shotgun sequence genomic DNA:
- the LOC120672561 gene encoding LOW QUALITY PROTEIN: putative E3 ubiquitin-protein ligase LIN (The sequence of the model RefSeq protein was modified relative to this genomic sequence to represent the inferred CDS: substituted 2 bases at 2 genomic stop codons) produces MAGPAPTYSAIIAHTAAFLAELVADPLLRRHLLSAAAAASDGGGQQHPAATLQALSLVSDALDTAASASPSPSSLRAAERLLQSLPAATPLSCLLLALACAARRRGGAPAAAAVLDLFALDPALARHELAPAAFEALFAPRLLPVMRHFAARRASAAATAVNGDEDSRSDEATALSAMRVLSLMSGAQAQEMRALEREYEMVLDANCRAYALYLRKILEAGEASAVSSPPHPPELVFGVGADEEDDRGGDEDAPENDESASSQNSFRYNPMWAGTEEEQGDLYPRRQGSVKGRRDLMRPPSLYPQRVPPHLIVQQQPPPPPVSRGIPASRLRAEHSQSPAAPSDDSMEESSSDLGGGKEEKRAAASPPSSKPRPHADDALLSPDPASSPAAPQPLPTPKDFVCPITSQVFDDPVTLETGQTYERRAIQEWLDRGNATCPITRQRLHGAHLPKTNYVLKRLIAAWRDLQQPSSSPTGTTMDADSPAPPFKTSSSSPSPDTSASHASAPSPTSVIAQATLETAVGELRAAVSCLCTSEDLAESEKSVLKIERLWREAGADQAVLAALARPAVINGFVEILFNSVSAQVLQVAVFLLAELASRDDAVVQTLTRVDSDVDCLVALFKKGLVEAVVLICLLAPTPEQLVEMDMAEALVSTIRRGDEDPLKMCIKPKAASVILLSQVLAEGGADSSTSPVPRSALLSERFIRSVAASLEAEQVEERLAAMRILLRCIWEDGHCRSSIADKSSQLGAVLDAFHAVGDADKLDIVRFLYELLKLKKRSAAERVLRAIKDGGSFSMMHTLLVYLQSAPPEHSPVVAGLLLQLDLLVEPRKLSMYREEAVDCLIQCLKNTDFPRSQLLAAETIMCLPGRFSSSGRPLARSTLLRLARVKERHRQSQDLSTVRADAGEDEMVYLAHXIFRHSDLVXTSSAQEEEKAASEWERKTAYALVSHEFGLVFEALSECLKSKNADLFTTSLVCATWLVYMLSLLPDTGVLGAARVCLLRQFVIVLRSAKHGSDRVLAMVALRSFMNDREGMHDITTYIKDVLKTLRELKKSSGLAFEMLKLLSDGQESSLDMWNHKDINLVDCSSNGEVTSIVYLKNHIFSGHSDGTLKVWEGSENILRLVHETQEHTKAITSLSVLHSEEKLYSGSLDRTIRVWQFRDGVLRCVEIHDTRDPVQNLAVANAMACFVPQGAGVKVLSWNGSSKLLNPGKYVRSMGLVHGKLFCGCNDSSIQEIDLASGTLGVIQSGNKRILGKANPVYSLQVHDGLLYTGSTPSMDGASVKVWNCANYNLVGSMPSSMEARSLVVSADLIYLGSRNGAVEIWSREKLTRIGTLQAGGPSCRVQCMAVDGDGDVLVVGTSDGRIQAWGLT; encoded by the exons ATGGCCGGCCCGGCGCCGACGTACTCTGCAATCATCGCACACACTGCCGCGTTCCTCGCCGAGCTCGTCGCGGACCCTCTGCTCCGGCGCCACCTCCtgtcggccgcggccgcggcctcggacggcggcgggcagcaGCACCCGGCGGCCACGCTCCAGGCGCTGTCCCTCGTATCGGACGCGCTCGACAccgccgcctcggcctcgccgtccccgtcgtcgcTCCGCGCCGCGGAGCGCCTGCTGCAGTCGCTCCCGGCCGCCACGCCGCTCTcctgcctcctcctcgcgctggcgtgcgccgcgcgccgccgcggcggggcgccggccgcggccgccgtgctCGACCTCTTCGCGCTGGACCCCGCGCTGGCGCGCCACGAGCTCGCGCCCGCGGCCTTCGAGGCGCTCTTCGCGCCGCGGCTCCTCCCCGTCATGCGCCActtcgccgcgcgccgcgcctccgccgccgccaccgcggtgAACGGGGACGAGGACAGCAGGTCCGACGAGGCCACGGCGCTGTCGGCGATGCGGGTCCTCTCGCTGATGAGCGGCGCCCAGGCGCAGGAGATGAGGGCGCTGGAGCGGGAGTACGAGATGGTGCTCGACGCCAACTGCAGAGCGTACGCGCTCTACCTCAGGAAGATCCTCGAGGCCGGCGAGGCGTCGGCGGTGTCGTCACCACCGCATCCTCCTGAGCTCGTGTTCGGCGTCGGAGCCGACGAAGAAGacgaccgcggcggcgacgaggacgcccCGGAGAACGACGAGTCTGCCAGCTCGCAGAACAGCTTCCGGTACAAT CCGATGTGGGCGGggacggaggaggagcagggcgaTCTTTACCCGCGGCGGCAGGGCAGCGTCAAGGGCCGGAGGGACCTCATGAGGCCGCCGAGCCTGTACCCGCAGCGCGTGCCGCCGCACCTCATcgtgcagcagcagccgccgccgccgccggtgagcagaGGAATCCCGGCGTCAAGGCTCCGGGCGGAGCACTCgcagtcgccggcggcgccctcaGACGACAGCATGGAGGAATCTTCCTCCGATCTCGGCGGCGGCAAAGAG GAaaagcgcgcggcggcgtcgccacCGTCGTCCAAGCCACGCCCGCACGCCGACGACGCCCTGCTGTCTCCGGACCCCGCGAG ctccccggcggcgccgcagcCGCTGCCGACGCCCAAGGACTTCGTGTGCCCCATCACCAGCCAGGTGTTCGACGACCCCGTGACGCTCGAGACCGGGCAGACCTACGAGCGGCGCGCCATCCAGGAGTGGCTCGACCGCGGCAACGCCACCTGCCCCATCACCCGCCAGCGCCTCCACGGCGCGCACCTGCCCAAGACCAACTACGTGCTCAAGCGCCTCATCGCCGCCTGGCGCGACCTGCAGCAaccttcttcttccccaacGGGGACGACCATGGACGCCGacagccccgcgccgccgttcaagaccagcagcagctcgccgTCCCCGGACACCAGCGCCAGCCACGCCAGCGCGCCCTCGCCCACCAGCGTCATCGCGCAGGCCACCCTCGAGACCGCCGTcggcgagctccgcgccgccgtgtcCTGCCTCTGTACGTCCGAGGACCTGGCCGAGTCCGAGAAGTCGGTGCTCAAGATCGAGCGCCTCTGGCGGGAGGCCGGTGCCGACCAGgccgtcctcgccgcgctcgccagGCCCGCTGTCATCAACGGCTTCGTCGAGATCCTCTTCAACTCGGTCAGCGCGCAGGTGCTGCAGGTCGccgtcttcctcctcgccgaGCTCGCCTCCCGGGACGACGCCGTCGTGCAGACGCTCACCAGGGTCGACTCCGACGTCGACTGCCTGGTGGCCCTCTTCAAGAAGGGCCTGGTGGAGGCCGTGGTGCTCATCTGCCTCCTGGCGCCCACGCCGGAGCAGCTCGTCGAGATGGACATGGCGGAGGCCCTCGTGTCCACCATCCGCCGCGGCGACGAGGACCCGCTCAAGATGTGCATCAAGCCCAAGGCCGCGTCGGTGATCCTCCTCAGCCAGGTCCTCGCCGAGGGCGGCGCGGACAGCTCCACGTCGCCGGTGCCGAGGTCCGCGCTCCTGTCGGAGAGGTTCATCCGGAGCGTCGCCGCGAGCCTGGAAGCCGAGCAGGTGGAGGAGAGGCTGGCCGCCATGCGCATCCTGCTCCGGTGCATCTGGGAGGACGGCCACTGCCGGAGCAGCATCGCCGACAAGTCGTCCCAGCTGGGCGCCGTCCTCGACGCCTTCCACGCCGTCGGCGACGCGGACAAGTTGGACATCGTGCGCTTCCTCTACGAGCTGCTCAAGCTGAAAAA GCGATCGGCGGCGGAGCGTGTTCTCCGGGCGATCAAGGACGGCGGCTCCTTCAGCATGATGCACACGCTTCTCGTGTACCTGCAGTCCGCGCCGCCGGAGCACAGCCCTGTGGTTGCAGGGCTACTTCTTCAGCTCGACCTATTG GTTGAGCCGAGGAAGCTAAGCATGTACCGAGAGGAAGCGGTGGACTGCCTCATCCAGTGCCTGAAGAACACTGACTTCCCTCGGAgccagctcctcgccgccgagaCCATCATGTGCCTCCCGGGGAGGTTCTCGTCGTCGGGGAGGCCGCTCGCGCGATCGACGCTGCTGAGGCTGGCCAGGGTGAAAGAGAGGCACCGCCAGTCGCAGGATCTGAGCACCGTtcgcgccgacgccggcgaggaTGAAATGGTATACCTTGCTCACTGAATTTTCAGGCACTCGGACCTTGTCTGAACGAGCTCTGCGCAGGAAGAAGAGAAGGCCGCCTCTGAATGGGAGAGGAAGACGGCGTACGCGCTGGTGAGCCACGAGTTCGGGCTGGTGTTCGAGGCCCTGTCGGAGTGCCTCAAGAGCAAGAACGCCGATCTGTTCACGACGAGCCTCGTGTGCGCCACATGGCTCGTGTACatgctctccctcctccccgacACCGGCGTGCTCGGGGCGGCCAGGGTCTGCCTGCTACGCCAGTTCGTCATTGTCCTCCGCTCCGCCAAGCACGGCAGCGACCGGGTCCTCGCCATGGTGGCGCTGAGGAGCTTCATGAACGACCGAG AGGGGATGCACGACATCACGACGTACATCAAGGACGTGCTCAAGACCCTGAGGGAGCTGAAGAAATCGTCCGGCCTCGCGTTCGAGATGCTCAAGCTGCTGTCGGACGGCCAGGAATCCAGCCTT GACATGTGGAACCACAAGGATATCAACCTTGTGGACTGCAGCTCAAATGGTGAAGTAACATCAATTGTTTACCTGAAGAACCACATCTTCTCTGGCCACTCTGATGGAACATTGAAG GTGTGGGAGGGAAGTGAAAACATCCTTCGCCTTGTGCACGAGACCCAGGAACACACGAAAGCAATCACCAGTTTGTCTGTCCTGCACTCGGAGGAGAAGCTCTACAGTGGATCATTGGACAGGACAATTAGA GTGTGGCAGTTCCGGGATGGCGTCCTCCGGTGCGTGGAGATCCATGACACGAGAGACCCGGTGCAGAACCTTGCCGTCGCCAACGCCATGGCCTGCTTCGTGCCACAAGGCGCAGGCGTTAAG GTGCTCAGCTGGAACGGCAGCTCCAAGCTCCTGAATCCCGGCAAGTACGTGAGGTCCATGGGGCTGGTGCACGGCAAGCTTTTCTGCGGCTGCAACGACAGCAGTATTCAG GAAATCGACCTGGCGAGTGGCACGCTGGGCGTAATCCAGTCCGGCAACAAGAGGATTCTCGGCAAGGCGAATCCTGTATACTCCCTACAAGTTCATGACGGATTGCTGTACACCGGGAGCACTCCATCAATGGACGGCGCGTCAGTCAAG GTGTGGAACTGCGCCAACTACAACCTCGTCGGCTCGATGCCGTCGTCCATGGAGGCGCGGTCGCTGGTGGTCAGCGCAGACCTCATCTACCTTGGCTCCAGGAACGGCGCCGTGGAGATCTGGTCCAGGGAGAAGCTCACCAGGATCGGCACGCTGCAGGCGGGCGGCCCCAGCTGCCGCGTCCAGTGCATGGCCGTCGACGGCGATGGTGACGTGCTTGTCGTCGGGACATCGGACGGCAGGATTCAG GCGTGGGGATTGACTTGA
- the LOC120672563 gene encoding acyl-coenzyme A thioesterase 13-like isoform X2, which produces MTSQTRQRQVASSSSESPPPTNPTMREPPAWMADGARRWLEDAGATVEGGPDRAFNALPLSGVRVSLAERGRAVCSLRVPAHLTDAEGNWHKGAIAAAADDVCAAAIMSVEGIIKVSVHYDITYFAPAKLHEEVELDGKVVEHKGRMTAVTVEIRKKESGELVAIGRQWMTASRHRGSKI; this is translated from the exons ATGACTAGTCAAACAAGGCAGAGGCAGGTAGCCTCGTCGTCCAGTGAGAGCCCACCGCCAACGAACCCCACCATGCGGGAGCCCCCGGCATGGATGGCGGACGGCGCCCGCAGATGGCTGGAGGACGCCGGCGCCACGGTGGAGGGCGGCCCCGACCGGGCCTTCAACGCGCTGCCGCTCTCCGGCGTGCGCGTGTCCCTCGCCGAGCGGGGCCGCGCCGTCTGCTCGCTCCGCGTGCCGGCGCACCTCACC GACGCGGAGGGGAACTGGCACAAGGGCGccatcgccgcggcggcggacgacgtctgcgccgccgccatcatgtCCGTCGAGGGCATCATCAAGGTCTCCGTCCACTACGACATCACCTACTTCGCGCCGGCCAAGCTCCAT GAGGAAGTTGAGTTGGATGGCAAGGTGGTGGAGCATAAAGGGAGGATGACAGCGGTGACGGTGGAGATCCGGAAGAAGGAGTCTGGCGAGCTGGTGGCGATCGGGAGGCAGTGGATGACGGCATCCAGGCACAGAGGGAGCAAGATCTGA
- the LOC120672563 gene encoding acyl-coenzyme A thioesterase 13-like isoform X1: protein MTSQTRQRQVASSSSESPPPTNPTMREPPAWMADGARRWLEDAGATVEGGPDRAFNALPLSGVRVSLAERGRAVCSLRVPAHLTQDAEGNWHKGAIAAAADDVCAAAIMSVEGIIKVSVHYDITYFAPAKLHEEVELDGKVVEHKGRMTAVTVEIRKKESGELVAIGRQWMTASRHRGSKI from the exons ATGACTAGTCAAACAAGGCAGAGGCAGGTAGCCTCGTCGTCCAGTGAGAGCCCACCGCCAACGAACCCCACCATGCGGGAGCCCCCGGCATGGATGGCGGACGGCGCCCGCAGATGGCTGGAGGACGCCGGCGCCACGGTGGAGGGCGGCCCCGACCGGGCCTTCAACGCGCTGCCGCTCTCCGGCGTGCGCGTGTCCCTCGCCGAGCGGGGCCGCGCCGTCTGCTCGCTCCGCGTGCCGGCGCACCTCACC CAGGACGCGGAGGGGAACTGGCACAAGGGCGccatcgccgcggcggcggacgacgtctgcgccgccgccatcatgtCCGTCGAGGGCATCATCAAGGTCTCCGTCCACTACGACATCACCTACTTCGCGCCGGCCAAGCTCCAT GAGGAAGTTGAGTTGGATGGCAAGGTGGTGGAGCATAAAGGGAGGATGACAGCGGTGACGGTGGAGATCCGGAAGAAGGAGTCTGGCGAGCTGGTGGCGATCGGGAGGCAGTGGATGACGGCATCCAGGCACAGAGGGAGCAAGATCTGA
- the LOC120672562 gene encoding uncharacterized protein LOC120672562 — MEAVAQTIGNEAVEELGRLPTVAEPDDRPAELECDHFSMRGYVAMRQKKDPKLCSLQIFRNQQQYDEHHNISSPLLVAKYQRWNCSSCLNRVKTSGHRTTSETVPTQQDGDGCSISIIRTLPYNISSRRLFSCTQQSSQGNGADQSTVSKSVQECNSKCSSPENKAVTAENVPATSTEKNVPDTFVEKSVPATQDLQGSPNNLDVPENILNAVSMDVTDLPDVPQIISSKERNGTPSQCSPKPCEVPNEDENRTVQDVPDVDQNESSDHKSISGHKGSKQLSGQKSNQVRNQGPRRAALKRNVGSDGKNKKNKSTGLANISDLKFSQRKPIKTRLISELIDSQIGGSTDAIEADNAKTGDICESHKSKMPLEVGEDDDTPVSNQKVCEFQSMAVKDKAKLRGAENVDDGSSLMNWLRKTHKKVRKEKRGSGHKNFDSSTVSNSNPDIPASTDMQHGSIPVGDLGQENVLSTNSGKHENENALNMQKADMQKADDLCQNESENLKQRFSSNGKSTILLKRKVLLPATSCGDNTENSSIKRSALRTDDLRQMESEGTEQRCLTKVSLGKRHILGSDFHNQNVPKNKKKRRLKVHEKQNVIDDIPMDIVELLARNQHARQMMTGTDSLENSHTQPKIAEVDSAEISAKDGPIDASTVLDTNFQKSLASESRRKSLQGCASSSTAAANVHLQDLHTQKPSQCHAASSTEIPNGHGPESHMQNSLQVHALPIPGSFNVYPPKLRVPDILECTQEQQTHFCRDEEVTIACTSPIFSHHQHISEVPTQSWSNVRDKKLMWDSFKTASRNSPTSTYGFQFRNRVREVDPRPIPVYGASNDYATQQPVTAAVDQYTKEAVNQVHPRSVPSTALTMEVGRLYDQSIAGQSGLYPKEPMAATHLLGLMDPSTARGFTNYQRASRRQMELETQNLGSQYAQHNQYNASPSTSYGSHQTEKVPLRLQDLARHQVEKNLHRPLRPHPRVGVLGSLLQQDIANWSENCGTQSGYRLGVSKGTSSFDINRKGNYETLNSGMLSAGWNALQLGSVTSVANPERPLPRYGVTQPWTGGTGKSVGPLDKLVKKDICQTNRNPADFTIISDKNEYMISL; from the exons ATGGAAGCTGTTGCTCAGACTATTGGAAATGAAGCAGTGGAGGAGCTAGGGCGTCTACCTACAGTGGCTGAACCTGATGACAGACCAGCAGAGCTCGAATGTGACCATTTCTCCATGAG GGGGTATGTTGCTATGCGTCAGAAGAAGGATCCAAAACTGTGCTCTCTTCAGATTTTCCGTAACCAGCAACAATATGATGAACACCATAACATCTCGTCCCCACTTTTGGTGGCAAAGTATCAACGATGGAATTGCTCAAGTTGCTTGAATAGAGTGAAAACTTCAGGTCACAGAACTACATCTGAAACTGTTCCTACGCAGCAGGATGGAGATGGTTGCTCCATTTCAATTATTCGGACTTTACCTTATAATATTAGTTCCAGAAGACTGTTTTCTTGCACACAACAATCATCTCAAGGGAATGGTGCTGATCAATCAACTGTTTCAAAGAGTGTCCAAGAATGCAATTCGAAATGCAGTTCTCCTGAGAACAAAGCAGTTACTGCAGAGAATGTTCCAGCCACATCCACTGAAAAAAATGTTCCAGACACATTCGTCGAAAAAAGTGTTCCAGCCACACAAG ATTTGCAGGGCTCCCCAAATAATCTTGATGTACCGGAAAATATCTTGAATGCTGTGTCCATGGATGTTACTGATTTGCCTGATGTTCCTCAGATAATATCAAGCAAAGAAAGAAATGGCACACCGAGTCAATGCAGTCCAAAACCGTGTGAAGTGCCAAATGAAGATGAAAACAGAACAGTTCAAGATGTTCCGGATGTTGACCAAAATGAGTCCAGTGATCATAAATCAATATCTGGTCACAAAGGCTCTAAACAATTATCTGGGCAAAAAAGCAACCAAGTTCGCAACCAGGGTCCACGAAGAGCAGCTCTAAAAAGAAATGTTGGATCTGATGGTaagaacaaaaagaacaaatccACTGGCTTGGCTAATATTTCAGATctcaaattttctcaaagaaAGCCAATAAAGACAAGGCTAATATCGGAACTCATAGACAGTCAGATTGGGGGTTCTACAGATGCCATTGAAGCTGACAATGCAAAAACTGGTGATATCTGTGAGAGTCATAAAAGCAAAATGCCACTTGAGGTTGGAGAGGATGATGACACTCCTGTTAGCAATCAGAAAGTGTGTGAGTTCCAATCAATGGCTGTCAAAGACAAGGCAAAACTCAGAGGAGCAGAAAACGTTGATGATGGATCTTCTCTAATGAACTGGCTGAGAAAAACTCATAAGAAAgttagaaaagagaaaaggggcTCAGGACACAAGAATTTTGATTCTTCTACTGTTTCAAACTCTAATCCAGATATACCTGCTTCCACTGACATGCAGCATGGTTCTATACCAGTTGGCGACCTGGGACAGGAAAATGTGCTATCTACTAACAGTGGCAAGCATGAGAATGAAAACGCACTGAATATGCAGAAGGCTGATATGCAGAAGGCTGATGACCTGTGCCAAAATGAATCAGAGAACTTGAAACAGAGGTTCTCATCAAACGGAAAATCAACGATTTTGCTAAAGAGGAAAGTTCTTTTACCTGCCACTTCCTGTGGTGATAACACTGAGAACAGTTCTATAAAGAGAAGCGCGCTCAGGACAGATGATTTGCGTCAAATGGAATCTGAAGGCACCGAGCAGAGATGTCTGACAAAG GTTTCTCTTGGTAAGCGTCATATCCTTGGGTCTGATTTTCACAACCAGAATGTACCCAAGAATAAGAAGAAACGAAGGCTAAAGGTGCATGAGAAACAGAATGTGATAGATGACATCCCCATGGACATTGTTGAACTTCTTGCGAGAAATCAGCATGCGAGACAAATGATGACTGGTACTGATTCTTTGGAAAACAGTCATACTCAACCCAAGATAGCTGAAGTTGATTCTGCTGAAATTTCTGCCAAGGATGGTCCCATTGATGCATCAACAGTGCTTGACACTAATTTCCAGAAGTCTTTGGCATCAGAAAGTAGGAGGAAATCTTTACAGGGTTGTGCATCATCCAGCACAGCAGCTGCCAATGTGCATCTGCAGGATTTACATACACAGAAACCATCACAGTGTCATGCAGCATCCAGCACCGAGATTCCCAACGGTCATGGTCCGGAATCACATATGCAGAATTCGTTACAGGTTCATGCATTACCCATTCCTGGGTCTTTCAATGTGTACCCTCCAAAGCTACGTGTCCCTGACATTTTAGAGTGTACCCAGGAACAACAGACACATTTCTGCAGGGATGAAGAAGTCACCATTGCGTGTACCTCTCCAATATTTTCACATCATCAACATATTTCTGAAGTACCCACTCAGAGCTGGAGTAATGTGAGGGATAAGAAGTTAATGTGGGATTCTTTCAAGACAGCTTCAAGGAATTCACCAACATCAACATATGGATTTCAGTTCAGAAATAGAGTTCGAGAAGTTGATCCTCGTCCCATTCCTGTGTATGGAGCTTCTAATGACTATGCAACTCAGCAGCCAGTAACTGCGGCTGTAGACCAGTACACAAAGGAAGCAGTTAACCAGGTCCATCCGAGAAGTGTTCCAAGCACAGCATTAACAATGGAGGTTGGTAGGCTGTACGATCAAAGTATTGCTGGACAGTCAGGCCTTTACCCAAAAGAGCCCATGGCTGCCACACATCTTCTGGGACTTATGGATCCATCAACTGCACGAGGCTTCACAAACTATCAAAGAGCTAGCAGGCGCCAGATGGAACTCGAAACACAAAATCTCGGTTCACAGTATGCACAGCATAATCAGTACAATGCATCACCCAGCACATCATATGGAAGTCACCAAACTGAAAAGGTTCCATTGAGGCTGCAAGACTTGGCACGGCATCAGGTCGAGAAAAATTTGCACAGACCTTTGCGCCCTCATCCTCGAGTTGGCGTGCTTGGTTCATTGCTGCAGCAGGACATTGCGAACTGGTCTGAAAACTGTGGGACACAGTCTGGGTACAGACTAGGTGTGTCTAAAGGGACATCATCATTTGATATAAACAGAAAAGGAAATTATGAGACCTTGAACTCTGGAATGCTCTCAGCAGGATGGAATGCCCTGCAATTGGGTTCTGTTACCTCTGTTGCGAATCCAGAACGTCCATTGCCAAGGTATGGTGTAACTCAACCTTGGACTGGTGGCACTGGGAAGTCAGTTGGTCCGCTGGATAAGCTCGTCAAAAAGGATATCTGTCAGACTAACAGAAACCCAGCTGATTTTACAATAATTAGCGACAAGAATGAGTATATGATAAGCCTTTGA